DNA sequence from the Lucilia cuprina isolate Lc7/37 unplaced genomic scaffold, ASM2204524v1 Scaffold_966, whole genome shotgun sequence genome:
ttttttagGCGAACACATTATGACACaagtgatataccaaattaaggtagaatcataatgctttaaaatgatgcataaatgattgtcatagcatcaaaactgttaatgttttttgcaaccatatcgaagcctcaattaccgcctttttaaaactgtgaaaataatactacctatctatccaatttgcctttttctaaaaatacattatgcaatgaattatataccaaaacaaatggcaactataatgcaataaaaagatatacaaGCGACTGGTATAACATGAAAGCtataaatgttatttgcaaccatatcggagccttaaattaccgcatttttcaacctgtaccaataaatataccgatctatccaatttttgtaaaaattcattatgccgctagttatacaccaaaataaagtgcaactgtaatgctttaaaatgatgcataaacgactgccctagcatgaaaactgtcaaagttatttccaaccatatcggaacctcaaattatcgcgtttttaaacctgggaaaataattgtacTGATCTATCttattggccattttcttaaaatacattatgcaataaattatacaccaaaacaagtggcaattttaacgctttaaaatggtgcataaacagACTTATTAcgctttcaaaaatatttttattttatttcaaaaaattacaatattatttacattCTTTATGTAACATCATTATGTTGGAAACAGCTGCtcattattacaaataataaataaaatttaaatttttaggacCACAAGTCCTGTAAAAATGATACCAATATTTCTAACTTTGTTTTTGGTTTCTCTCTGGTGAAAAACCAATTGCAAAGATATTGCcacaaactatttaaataatccCAAAAGCattcaatatcaaaaattttagaaaacaacCAAGATACCACTGTTATAAAGGTAACAGCTGAAGCAATGTTGCgcaattctaaaaaatttttaaaatatatatttactctGAAAACATTCAAATGTCTTTTACACCAACCAGAATACTTCCGTAAATTGggattatattttgtataaatctcCAAAGGTTTGAATGGTGGTTGTGCTTTGGCCATCGTGGAGTAAAATTTTCGCTGTgattcatttaaaatctttctAGCGCCCTCCATGGGTATATAATTGATGGAACCAGTTGGTGTACTAAAATGTCTGGGTATATACGAACAATGCCCTAAACAAGGAAAATTTTCCGTTTGAGTTTCTATACTAGTGTTTGCCCATGATTTTGAAACAAACATAGACTGTTTTTGATTTAGAAGATTTTTGTTAA
Encoded proteins:
- the LOC124421088 gene encoding uncharacterized protein LOC124421088; translation: MEIISEKSYSHLSNSDKMIMSSSKLFKKLKPLKCQKRRLVFTPRNLETTSTQLLAADSDVNKNLLNQKQSMFVSKSWANTSIETQTENFPCLGHCSYIPRHFSTPTGSINYIPMEGARKILNESQRKFYSTMAKAQPPFKPLEIYTKYNPNLRKYSELRNIASAVTFITVVSWLFSKIFDIECFWDYLNSLWQYLCNWFFTREKPKTKLEILVSFLQDLWS